Proteins found in one Salvia splendens isolate huo1 chromosome 10, SspV2, whole genome shotgun sequence genomic segment:
- the LOC121753086 gene encoding uncharacterized protein LOC121753086 isoform X1, whose amino-acid sequence MATSLIAKRATTSIGRASDLFRTSFAFLRGLSTSTTTSPADVAAADGAKKPKRKKKKNLFEVAQFLPNWGLGYHMAKTHWAEVSYEITKINLYKDGRHGKAWGIAHKNGLPAADAPKKISGVHKRCWRYIPMTKQIEQSVPKQEASIPKQEVETA is encoded by the exons ATGGCGACTTCCCTCATTGCGAAAAGAGCCACCACTTCCATAGGAAGAGCTTCTGACCTCTTCAGAACATCATTCGCCTTCCTGCGCGGTCTTagcacctccaccaccacctcccccGCCGACGTGGCGGCGGCCGACGGAGCAAAGAAGCCGAagcggaagaagaagaagaatctcTTCGAGGTGGCCCAGTTTCTTCCCAACTGGGGCCTTGGCTATCACATGGCCAAAACTCACTGGGCCGAGGTCTCCTACGAGATCACCAAAATCAATCTCTACAAA GATGGAAGACATGGGAAAGCTTGGGGGATTGCTCACAAAAATG GCTTGCCGGCTGCAGATGCCCCGAAGAAAATCAGCGGTGTCCACAAGCGCTGTTGGAGATACATCCCCATGacaaaacaaatagaacaaAGTGTGCCAAAACAGGAAGCAAGCATCCCAAAACAAGAAGTGGAAACTGCGTGA
- the LOC121753086 gene encoding uncharacterized protein LOC121753086 isoform X3: MATSLIAKRATTSIGRASDLFRTSFAFLRGLSTSTTTSPADVAAADGAKKPKRKKKKNLFEVAQFLPNWGLGYHMAKTHWAEVSYEITKINLYKDGRHGKAWGIAHKNDKALIFLREMYEINLACRLQMPRRKSAVSTSAVGDTSP, translated from the exons ATGGCGACTTCCCTCATTGCGAAAAGAGCCACCACTTCCATAGGAAGAGCTTCTGACCTCTTCAGAACATCATTCGCCTTCCTGCGCGGTCTTagcacctccaccaccacctcccccGCCGACGTGGCGGCGGCCGACGGAGCAAAGAAGCCGAagcggaagaagaagaagaatctcTTCGAGGTGGCCCAGTTTCTTCCCAACTGGGGCCTTGGCTATCACATGGCCAAAACTCACTGGGCCGAGGTCTCCTACGAGATCACCAAAATCAATCTCTACAAA GATGGAAGACATGGGAAAGCTTGGGGGATTGCTCACAAAAATG ATAAAGCTCTCATTTTCCTCCGGGAGATGTACGAAATTAATCTT GCTTGCCGGCTGCAGATGCCCCGAAGAAAATCAGCGGTGTCCACAAGCGCTGTTGGAGATACATCCCCATGa
- the LOC121753086 gene encoding uncharacterized protein LOC121753086 isoform X2: protein MATSLIAKRATTSIGRASDLFRTSFAFLRGLSTSTTTSPADVAAADGAKKPKRKKKKNLFEVAQFLPNWGLGYHMAKTHWAEVSYEITKINLYKDGRHGKAWGIAHKNDKALIFLREMYEINLRGNLRFCEDQFCNTKVQYLKDSRVVFESRGLI, encoded by the exons ATGGCGACTTCCCTCATTGCGAAAAGAGCCACCACTTCCATAGGAAGAGCTTCTGACCTCTTCAGAACATCATTCGCCTTCCTGCGCGGTCTTagcacctccaccaccacctcccccGCCGACGTGGCGGCGGCCGACGGAGCAAAGAAGCCGAagcggaagaagaagaagaatctcTTCGAGGTGGCCCAGTTTCTTCCCAACTGGGGCCTTGGCTATCACATGGCCAAAACTCACTGGGCCGAGGTCTCCTACGAGATCACCAAAATCAATCTCTACAAA GATGGAAGACATGGGAAAGCTTGGGGGATTGCTCACAAAAATG ATAAAGCTCTCATTTTCCTCCGGGAGATGTACGAAATTAATCTT aGAGGGAACTTACGCTTCTGTGAGGATCAATTCTGCAACACAAAGGTTCAATACCTAAAAGACTCTAGGGTGGTCTTTGAATCGAGGGGTTTGAtatga
- the LOC121751916 gene encoding DExH-box ATP-dependent RNA helicase DExH11-like, which yields MDRVPAANGLSFRVGFTGHSGHLTVEPLPPVDRPNRLHDLPDFVLPPAFPEETPETIKEYVNEKHLLPRLDEDVFSPQNAGRQWEFDWFDRAEIQPEPSIPRSVIVPSWEVPFRRKKNGSNSQRWEPQSVEVDVSEVVLGTQDSGALPRIVGPAKDFVRGSINSRPFRPGGLDNADSLGKIYPDGACNGEWARGLLQGEAALILPPGFKDGPDLGNLKAHPLRWEVYENLTVERRAPDARLNELSVQFDDLFKKAWEDDVKISEEDGNVSGPEDQLELPNESVQTETEVDLVAVDIFKKEPSILDEILTVESAESTSRSGDTDTGQRQNKEVWAVTGSTDEIIERFPELVPDMALDFPFELDPFQKEAIFYLERGKSVFVAAHTSAGKTVVAEYAFALASKHCTRAVYTAPIKTISNQKYRDFCGKFDVGLLTGDVSLRPEASCLIMTTEILRSMLYRGADIIRDIEWVIFDEVHYVNDVERGVVWEEVIIMLPRHINFVLLSATVPNTIEFADWIGRTKEKEIRVTGTTKRPVPLEHCLFYSGELYKICENEKMIPQGLKAAKDLHKIKNSATVSGSGSYSGSSVANERSKRHESFSHAKQNKHAASHNAVNFSGANRGTQSGTSNNWGSRRSEASIWLSLINKLSKKSLLPVVIFCFSKNRCDKSADNLTGTDLTTSSEKSEIRVFCDKAFSRLKGSDKNLPQVVRVQGLLRRGIGVHHAGLLPIVKEVVEMLFCRGVVKILFSTETFAMGVNAPARTVVFDSLRKFDGKEFRQLLPGEYTQMAGRAGRRGLDKIGTVVVLCRDEIPEEKDLKHVIVGSATRLESQFRLTYIMILHLLRVEELKVEDMLKRSFAEFHAQKKLPEQQQLLMRKLAQPKKIVECIKGEPAIEDYYVMYSEAEKRSNMIIEAVMLSPASQQYLSPGRVVIVKSQLAQDHLLGAIVKTPSANYKQYLVLVLTPELPSILTSQSDSRDKKDVDFQVLVPKSRRGLQDEYCSTVTSRKGSGTVNIKLPYRGSASGVSYEVREVGNNEFLSICNKKIKIDQVRLLEEGSAGAFSSTVQQLSSLKSDGNKYPPALDPVKDLKLKNPDVVEVYYRWTNLLQKMSESKCHGCVKLEENVKLARELKRHKEEVNDLKFQMSDEALQQMPDFQGRIDVLKEIGCIDADLVVQLKGRVACEMNSGEELICTECLFENQLNDLEPEEAVAIMSAFVFQQRNTSEPSLTPRLAQAKKRLCDTAIRLGKLQAEFKVQVDPEEYARDNLKFGLVEVVYEWAKGTPFADICELTDVPEGMIVRTIVRLDETCREFRNAAAIMGNSALHKKMETASNAIKRDIVFAASLYITGV from the exons ATGGATCGGGTCCCAGCCGCAAACGGCCTTTCTTTTCGGGTCGGGTTCACCGGTCACAGCGGCCACCTCACCGTTGAGCCTCTGCCACCCGTCGACCGCCCCAACCGCCTCCACGATCTCCCCGACTTCGTCCTC CCGCCAGCATTCCCTGAAGAAACACCGGAGACGATAAAGGAATATGTGAACGAGAAGCATCTATTGCCTAGGCTGGACGAAGATGTTTTTTCGCCGCAAAATGCTGGCAGACAATGGGAATTTGACTGGTTTGACAGAGCTGAAATTCAACCAGAGCCGTCGATTCCGCGGTCTGTGATTGTGCCATCTTGGGAAGTTCCTTTTAGGCGCAAAAAGAATGGGTCGAACTCGCAGAGGTGGGAGCCTCAGTCAGTGGAG GTGGATGTATCAGAAGTGGTACTTGGAACCCAGGACTCAGGTGCTCTGCCACGAATTGTTGGACCTGCAAAGGATTTTGTGAGAGGAAGTATAAATAGTCGTCCTTTTCGACCCGGGGGACTTGATAATGCTGATTCTTTGGGAAAAATTTATCCTGATGGTGCTTGCAATGGTGAATGGGCTCGTGGGCTTCTACAGGGAGAGGCTGCACTAATCCTACCACCAGGCTTTAAGGATGGACCAGATCTAGGCAATCTCAAG GCACACCCTTTGAGGTGGGAAGTTTATGAGAACCTAACTGTGGAGAGAAGGGCGCCAGATGCAAGGCTG AACGAGCTATCAGTGCAGTTTGATGACTTGTTCAAGAAAGCCTGGGAAGATGATGTCAAGATATCCGAGGAAGATG GTAATGTGTCAGGACCAGAAGATCAGTTGGAGTTGCCCAATGAATCTGTCCAAACAGAAACTGAAGTAGATTTAGTTGCAGTTGACATTTTCAAGAAAGAACCTTCCATTCTAGATGAAATTTTGACTGTTGAATCAGCTGAATCAACATCAAGATCAGGAGATACAGATACTGGTCAACGACAGAATAAAGAG GTTTGGGCGGTTACTGGCAGTACTGATGAAATTATTGAAAGGTTTCCCGAACTTGTTCCTGATATGGCACTTGATTTTCCGTTTGAACTTGATCCTTTCCAGAAGGAG GCCATATTTTACCTTGAAAGAGGGAAATCTGTTTTTGTGGCTGCTCATACATCAGCTGGAAAAACAGTTGTTGCAGAATATGCATTTGCACTGGCTTCAAAA CACTGTACAAGAGCTGTGTATACAGCTCCTATTAAGACCATCAGCAATCAGAAGTACAGAGATTTTTGTGGAAAATTTGATGTTGGACTCCTAACTGGGGATGTTAGCTTGAGGCCTGAGGCTTCTTGCCTGATCATGACAACGGAGATATTAAGATCAATGCTCTATAGGGGTGCTGATATCATACGTGACATTGAATGG GTTATATTTGATGAAGTACATTATGTCAATGATGTTGAAAGAGGGGTGGTTTGGGAAGAAGTTATCATCATGCTTCCCAGGCATATCAACTTTGTGCTACTTTCAGCAACG GTACCAAACACAATCGAATTTGCTGACTGGATTGGGAGGACAAAGGAAAAGGAAATTAGAGTTACTGG GACCACAAAAAGACCAGTCCCACTGGAACATTGCCTCTTTTATTCTGGAGAGCTTTATAAAATCTGTGAAAATGAAAAGATGATCCCTCAAGGATTAAAAGCTGCCAAAGATCTTCACAAGATAAAGAACTCAGCTACAGTTAGTGGTTCAGGATCTTACTCTGGTTCTTCAGTGGCCAATGAAAGGTCCAAGAGGCATGAAAGTTTTTCTCATGCAAAACAGAATAAGCACGCTGCATCACACAATGCAGTGAACTTCTCTGGAGCTAACCGGGGGACTCAAAGCGGCACAAGTAACAATTGGGGTTCGAGGAGATCAGAAGCTTCTATATGGCTGTCACTTATCAACAAGCTTTCAAAGAAGTCCCTCCTACCT GTTGTTATTTTCTGCTTCTCCAAGAACCGCTGTGATAAATCTGCAGACAACTTGACTGGGACAGACCTCACAACTAGCTCCGAAAAAAGTGAAATCAGGGTCTTTTGTGATAAAGCATTCTCGAGGCTCAAAGGATCAGACAAAAATCTGCCACAG GTTGTCAGAGTCCAAGGTCTTCTGCGGAGGGGCATTGGAGTACACCATGCAGGCTTGCTTCCTATAGTCAAGGAAGTTGTTGAAATGCTCTTTTGTCGTGGGGTTGTCAAG ATCCTATTTTCAACAGAGACATTTGCAATGGGAGTCAATGCCCCAGCCAGAACG GTTGTTTTTGATTCCTTAAGGAAATTTGATGGCAAGGAATTTCGACAATTACTTCCCGGAGAATATACACAGATGGCCGGTCGTGCAGGCAGGAGAGGACTTGATAAAATTGGTACTGTAGTTGTGCTGTGCCGTGATGAGATTCCTGAAGAGAAGGATTTAAAGCATGTTATAGTTGGCAGTGCAACTAGGCTCGAATCTCAGTTTCGACTCACTTATATCATGATCTTGCACCTTCTTCGGGTTGAAGAGTTAAAG GTGGAAGACATGCTGAAAAGAAGTTTTGCTGAATTTCATGCTCAGAAGAAACTTCCAGAGCAGCAACAACTTCTAATGCGAAAGCTTGCCCAACCTAAAAAAATTGTTGA ATGCATTAAGGGTGAACCAGCTATAGAGGACTATTATGTGATGTACTCAGAAGCTGAAAAGCGCAGCAACATGATAATAGAGGCGGTTATGCTCTCTCCAGCTTCCCAACAATATCTATCTCCGGGAAGGGTGGTAATTGTCAAATCACAATTG GCCCAAGATCACCTGCTTGGTGCTATTGTGAAAACCCCTTCAGCTAATTACAAGCAATACTTGGTTCTAGTGCTAACTCCTGAATTGCCTTCTATCTTGACAAGTCAATCAGATAGTAGAGACAAAAAAGATGTTGACTTCCAAGTTTTGGTTCCAAAATCCAGACGTGGCCTGCAAGACGAATATTGTTCTACAGTCACATCACGTAAAGGGTCTGGAACCGTCAACATAAAACTACCTTACCGTGGTTCTGCTTCTGGAGTCAGTTATGAGGTTAGAGAGGTGGGGAATAATGAGTTTTTATCCATATGcaataagaaaataaagatcGACCAAGTTCGACTCCTTGAAGAGGGTAGTGCTGGTGCCTTTTCATCTACAGTACAGCAGCTGTCGTCTCTGAAATCTGATGGAAATAAGTACCCCCCAGCTTTGGATCCAGTAAAAG ATTTGAAGCTGAAAAATCCGGATGTTGTTGAGGTTTACTATAGATGGACCAACTTATTGCAGAAGATGTCAGAAAGCAAGTGCCACGGTTGTGTCAAACTGGAAGAGAACGTTAAGTTAGCTCGGGAATTGAAACGACACAAAGAGGAAGTAAATGATCTAAAATTTCAAATGTCCGATGAAGCACTTCAGCAGATGCCTGACTTTCAGGGCAGG ATTGATGTTTTGAAAGAAATTGGATGCATAGATGCTGATCTTGTAGTACAACTTAAAGGTAGGGTTGCTTGTGAAATGAATTCTGGAGAGGAGTTGATATGTACGGAATGCTTATTTGAGAATCAACTAAATGACCTGGAGCCAGAAGAAGCTGTGGCAATTATGTCTGCATTCGTCTTTCAGCAGAGGAACACTTCTGAACCTTCTCTAACACCTAGGCTCGCTCAAGCTAAAAAGAG ATTGTGTGACACGGCAATAAGACTCGGAAAGCTTCAAGCAGAATTCAAAGTGCAGGTTGATCCTGAGGAATATGCCAGGGATAATCTAAAGTTTGGTCTGGTTGAAGTTGTGTATGAATGGGCAAAG GGCACCCCGTTTGCGGACATCTGTGAACTCACCGATGTTCCTGAGGGTATGATTGTTAGGACGATAGTAAGGTTGGATGAAACATGCCGCGAATTTAGAAATGCAGCAGCGATTATGGGGAACTCTGCACTTCACAAGAAAATGGAAACTGCTTCGAACGCGATAAAGAGGGATATTGTGTTTGCTGCAAGCTTGTACATTACTGGGGTCTAA
- the LOC121751831 gene encoding zinc finger MYM-type protein 1-like — protein sequence MEKYFGKRPRILDSCPELEAQNAEENLMENDINESEIKADPGLRKPIAEYGVNIRDRIRREYVAKGPCQPKGNIFQKTRQGKDNRSFRDAWYKDYDWLEYSEAKHVAYCFYCFLFKRGYVAPGDEAFTSCGFSNWKKALEKFKAHVGDKSSAHHKARIEYENFVNQRGHDESSTSLNKGNFLELLEWYGLRNDEVGKVILKNAPGNNQMTSPSVQKDMANACAVETTLDILGELGDKHFSILVDESRDCSTKEQMAIVIRFVNKDGQIIEMFLALVHVKKTSSVCLKEAIDFVFAKFKLSLSRLRGQGYDGASNMRGECNGLKALILKENPSTCYLISIATTCGSSCKRADMIRQIEHDRLVEMIENGEIGTGRGQNQETSLKRPGDTRWGSHYVTVIRLANMWQSVTEVLENVLVDGEEYETRGKAGM from the exons ATGGAGAAATATTTTGGAAAAAGACCAAGAATTTTGGATTCTTGTCCAGAACTAGAAGCACAGAATGCTGAAGAAAATTTGATGGAGAATGATATAAATGAAAGTGAAATCAAGGCAGATCCAGGTTTGCGAAAACCAATTGCAGAATATGGTGTGAATATCCGGGATCGTATTCGTAGAGAATATGTAGCAAAAGGCCCTTGTCAACCAAAGggtaatatttttcaaaaaacgCGTCAAGGAAAAGATAATAGGAGTTTTAGAGATGCTTGGTACAAAGATTATGATTGGCTAGAATATAGTGAAGCGAAACATGTCGCATATTGCTTTTACTGTTTTCTTTTCAAGCGTGGTTATGTGGCACCGGGAGATGAAGCCTTCACTAGTTGTGGTTTTTCTAATTGGAAAAAAGCACTAGAAAAATTCAAGGCGCATGTTGGGGATAAAAGTAGTGCACACCACAAAGCAAggatagaatatgaaaattttgtCAATCAAAG AGGACATGACGAGTCATCTACGTCTTTGAACAAAGGTAATTTTCTTGAGTTATTAGAGTGGTATGGTTTGAGGAATGATGAAGTTGGTAAAGTGATTTTGAAAAATGCCCCTGGAAATAACCAAATGACTTCTCCATCAGTCCAAAAAGACATGGCTAATGCTTGTGCGGTGGAAACCACACTTGATATATTGGGAGAACTTGGAGACAAACACTTTTCGATCCTAGTTGATGAGTCACGTGATTGCTCAACAAAGGAGCAAATGGCAATTGTCATAAGATTTGTGAACAAGGATGGCCAGATAATTGAAATGTTTTTAGCTTTGGTTCATGTCAAAAAAACTTCATCAGTTTGTTTGAAAGAGGCAATTGACTTCGTATTTGCTAAGTTTAAGTTATCTTTGTCAAGATTGAGAGGTCAAGGATACGATGGAGCATCAAACATGCGAGGTGAATGCAATGGATTGAAAGCACTAATTTTAAAGGAAAATCCATCAACTTG TTATCTTATCTCGATTGCCACAACATGTGGTTCTTCTTGCAAAAGGGCTGATATGATTCGACAAATTGAGCACGATAGACTAGTTGAAATGATAGAGAATGGGGAAATCGGTACTGGTAGAGGCCAAAATCAAGAAACTTCTTTGAAGAGACCAGGTGATACTCGATGGGGATCTCATTATGTCACCGTGATTCGTCTTGCAAATATGTGGCAGTCAGTAACCGAAGTACTTGAAAACGTACTTGTTGATGGAGAAGAATATGAAACAAGGGGCAAAGCT GGAATGTGA